One Luteimonas sp. MC1825 DNA segment encodes these proteins:
- the tdh gene encoding L-threonine 3-dehydrogenase: MPTTMKALVKREAGKGIWMDEVPVPVPGANEVLIKLEKTAICGTDLHIYLWDEWSQRTIKPGLVIGHEFVGRIVQIGPGVGGYTLGQRVSAEGHIVCGHCRNCRAGKQHLCPNTVGIGVTRDGAFAEYIVMPATNLWPIPDQVPSELAAFFDPYGNAAHCALEFDVVGEDVLITGAGPIGVMAAGICKHIGARNVVVTDVNDYRLKLAADMGATRVVNVAQQSLKEVMADLHLEGFDVGLEMSGNPRAFNDMLDCMYHGGKVALLGILPQGAGIDWDRIIFKGLTVQGIYGRKMYETWYKMTQLVLSGFPLHKVLSHQLPVDEFQKGFDLMESGKSGKVVLSW; encoded by the coding sequence ATCCCCACCACCATGAAGGCGCTGGTCAAGCGCGAAGCCGGCAAGGGCATCTGGATGGACGAGGTGCCCGTGCCCGTCCCGGGCGCGAACGAGGTGCTGATCAAGCTCGAGAAGACCGCGATCTGCGGCACCGACCTGCACATCTACCTGTGGGACGAGTGGAGCCAGCGCACCATCAAGCCCGGCCTGGTGATCGGCCACGAGTTCGTCGGCCGCATCGTGCAGATCGGTCCGGGCGTGGGCGGCTACACCCTCGGCCAGCGGGTGTCGGCCGAGGGCCACATCGTCTGTGGACACTGCCGCAACTGCCGGGCCGGAAAGCAGCACCTGTGCCCGAACACCGTCGGCATCGGCGTGACCCGCGACGGCGCGTTCGCCGAATACATCGTCATGCCGGCCACCAACCTGTGGCCGATCCCCGACCAGGTGCCCAGCGAACTCGCTGCGTTCTTCGACCCCTACGGCAACGCCGCGCACTGCGCGCTCGAGTTCGACGTGGTCGGCGAGGACGTGCTGATCACCGGCGCCGGCCCGATCGGGGTCATGGCGGCCGGCATCTGCAAGCACATCGGCGCGCGCAACGTGGTGGTCACCGACGTCAACGACTACCGCCTGAAGCTCGCCGCCGACATGGGCGCCACGCGCGTCGTGAACGTGGCCCAGCAGTCGCTCAAGGAGGTCATGGCCGACCTGCACCTCGAAGGCTTCGACGTAGGCCTGGAAATGAGTGGCAATCCACGTGCTTTCAACGACATGCTCGACTGCATGTACCACGGCGGCAAGGTCGCCCTGCTCGGCATCCTGCCGCAGGGCGCGGGCATCGACTGGGACCGCATCATCTTCAAGGGGCTCACCGTGCAGGGCATCTACGGCCGGAAGATGTACGAGACCTGGTACAAGATGACGCAGCTCGTGCTGTCGGGGTTCCCGCTGCACAAGGTGCTCAGCCACCAGCTGCCGGTCGACGAGTTCCAGAAGGGCTTCGACCTGATGGAATCGGGCAAGTCGGGCAAGGTCGTACTGAGCTGGTAA
- a CDS encoding OmpA family protein — MNKKLLCTAILIGGLGVAQAASAQDFDDRWYITGSAGFNLQDNDRGTNNAPFGTLGVGKFLNPNWSFDAELNYQNPNHEDNQDLNWSQYGISFDARRHFVTEGRSWNPYLLMGLGYQREEIETDNFPNPDSPFHEEEGAIAGKFGVGLQGGTGRVKVRTELAYRAVAIDDTRAQFLNDDPPPERNDGEDWFGDVLASVGVVIPLGPEPTAPVAPAPVAPSCADMDSDGDGVNDCDDKCPGSQAGQTIGPDGCPVPVSIDLKGVNFDFDKATLRPDAVAILNEAIEILKRYPQLKVEVAGHTDSKGTDAYNQSLSERRATTVYDYLTSNGIDSGRMVGPNGYGESRPIAPNTNDDGSDNPEGRARNRRTELNVQN; from the coding sequence ATGAACAAGAAACTGCTTTGCACGGCCATCCTGATTGGTGGACTGGGCGTTGCGCAGGCTGCCTCCGCGCAGGATTTCGATGATCGCTGGTACATCACCGGCAGCGCCGGTTTCAACTTGCAGGACAATGACCGCGGTACCAATAACGCGCCGTTCGGAACCCTGGGCGTGGGCAAGTTCCTGAACCCGAACTGGTCGTTTGACGCCGAACTGAACTATCAGAACCCGAATCACGAAGACAATCAGGATCTGAACTGGAGCCAGTACGGCATTTCGTTCGATGCCCGCCGCCACTTCGTGACCGAAGGCCGCTCGTGGAACCCATACCTGCTGATGGGGCTGGGTTATCAGCGCGAAGAGATTGAAACGGACAACTTCCCCAATCCGGACTCGCCGTTCCACGAAGAGGAAGGCGCGATCGCCGGCAAGTTCGGCGTCGGCCTGCAGGGTGGTACCGGACGCGTGAAGGTCCGCACCGAGCTCGCCTATCGTGCCGTGGCCATTGACGACACCCGCGCCCAGTTTCTGAACGACGATCCGCCGCCGGAGCGCAACGACGGTGAAGACTGGTTCGGCGACGTGCTGGCCTCGGTCGGCGTCGTGATCCCGCTCGGCCCGGAGCCGACCGCGCCGGTCGCCCCGGCCCCGGTGGCCCCGAGCTGCGCCGACATGGACAGCGACGGCGACGGCGTGAACGATTGCGACGACAAGTGCCCCGGTTCGCAGGCTGGCCAGACCATCGGTCCGGACGGCTGCCCGGTGCCCGTGTCGATCGACCTGAAGGGCGTCAACTTCGACTTCGACAAGGCGACCCTGCGTCCTGACGCGGTGGCGATCCTCAACGAGGCGATCGAGATCCTGAAGCGTTACCCGCAGCTGAAGGTCGAAGTGGCTGGCCACACCGACTCGAAGGGCACCGACGCGTACAACCAGTCGCTGTCCGAGCGTCGTGCCACCACGGTCTATGACTACCTGACCAGCAACGGCATCGACTCCGGCCGCATGGTGGGCCCGAACGGTTACGGCGAGAGCCGCCCGATCGCGCCGAACACCAACGATGACGGTTCGGACAATCCGGAAGGCCGCGCGCGCAACCGCCGCACGGAGCTGAACGTCCAGAACTGA
- a CDS encoding OmpA family protein produces MKIKLLSTALLAGLAVSQAAVAQDFDDRWYITGSAGFNLQDNDRGTRNAPFGTLGLGKFISPDWSLDGELNYQNPNNDANQNLNWSQYGVSLDARRHFITEGRSWNPYALFGVGYQRSEEEYNNFPNPNSPGQREDGNFAAKVGVGLQGDLGRVGIRTELAYRADFDDTSVAAPDESWFGDVLASVGVVIPLGPEPTAPVAPAPVAPSCADMDSDGDGVNDCDDKCPGSQAGQTIGPDGCPVPVSIDLKGVNFDFDKATLRPDAVAILNEAIEILKRYPQLKVEVAGHTDSKGTDAYNQSLSERRATTVYDYLTSNGIDSGRMVGPNGYGESRPIAPNTNDDGSDNPEGRARNRRTELNVQN; encoded by the coding sequence ATGAAGATTAAGTTGTTGAGCACCGCCCTGCTGGCCGGTCTCGCTGTGTCGCAGGCTGCGGTCGCGCAGGATTTCGACGATCGCTGGTACATCACCGGTAGCGCAGGCTTCAACCTGCAGGACAACGACCGCGGAACGCGCAATGCGCCGTTCGGCACCTTGGGCCTCGGCAAGTTCATCAGCCCGGACTGGTCTCTGGACGGCGAGCTGAACTACCAGAACCCCAACAATGACGCCAACCAGAACCTCAACTGGAGCCAGTACGGCGTGTCGCTCGATGCCCGTCGCCACTTCATCACCGAGGGGCGCAGCTGGAACCCCTACGCGCTGTTTGGCGTCGGTTACCAGCGCTCCGAGGAAGAGTACAACAACTTCCCGAACCCGAATTCCCCCGGTCAGCGTGAAGACGGCAACTTCGCCGCCAAGGTCGGCGTGGGCCTGCAGGGCGACCTGGGCCGCGTCGGTATCCGTACCGAGCTTGCCTACCGTGCAGACTTCGACGACACCAGCGTTGCCGCACCGGACGAGAGCTGGTTCGGCGACGTGCTGGCCTCGGTCGGCGTCGTGATCCCGCTCGGCCCGGAGCCGACCGCGCCGGTCGCCCCGGCCCCGGTGGCCCCGAGCTGCGCCGACATGGACAGCGACGGCGACGGCGTGAACGATTGCGACGACAAGTGCCCCGGTTCGCAGGCTGGCCAGACCATCGGTCCGGACGGCTGCCCGGTGCCCGTGTCGATCGACCTGAAGGGCGTCAACTTCGACTTCGACAAGGCGACCCTGCGTCCTGACGCGGTGGCGATCCTCAACGAGGCGATCGAGATCCTGAAGCGTTACCCGCAGCTGAAGGTCGAAGTGGCTGGCCACACCGACTCGAAGGGCACCGACGCGTACAACCAGTCGCTGTCCGAGCGTCGTGCCACCACGGTCTATGACTACCTGACCAGCAACGGCATCGACTCCGGCCGCATGGTGGGCCCGAACGGTTACGGCGAGAGCCGCCCGATCGCGCCGAACACCAACGATGACGGTTCGGACAATCCGGAAGGCCGCGCGCGCAACCGCCGCACGGAGCTGAACGTCCAGAACTGA
- the kbl gene encoding glycine C-acetyltransferase: protein MSLTARYSETLAEIREQGLFKAERIITSPQSAEIELEDGRTVLNFCANNYLGLADHPDIIAVAKDALDTHGFGMASVRFICGTQDLHKQLEKTIADFFGKEDTILYAACFDANGGLFEPLLGEEDAVISDALNHASIIDGVRLCKAKRYRFANCDMGDLETQLKQARADGARTIMITTDGVFSMDGFIAPLDQITALAAKYDALVHIDECHATGFLGATGRGSAEVKGVLDRIDIITGTLGKAMGGALGGFTTAKAEVVEMLRQRSRPYLFSNSLPPHVVAAGTKAFDMLAAAGDLRERLVDNTCYFREKMIAAGFDVRPGTHPISPVMLYDAKLAQRFAERLLEEGIYAIGFFFPVVPKDQARIRTQISAAHTREHLDRAIDAFTRIGRELGVLKT, encoded by the coding sequence GTGTCACTCACCGCACGCTACAGCGAAACCCTGGCCGAGATCCGCGAGCAGGGCCTGTTCAAGGCCGAGCGCATCATCACAAGCCCGCAGTCGGCCGAGATCGAACTCGAAGACGGCCGCACTGTGCTGAACTTCTGCGCCAACAACTACCTGGGCCTGGCCGACCACCCGGACATCATCGCCGTGGCCAAGGATGCGCTCGACACGCACGGCTTCGGCATGGCCTCGGTGCGCTTCATCTGCGGCACGCAGGACCTGCACAAGCAGCTCGAGAAGACGATCGCGGACTTCTTCGGCAAGGAGGACACGATCCTCTATGCAGCCTGCTTCGACGCCAATGGCGGTCTGTTCGAGCCGCTGCTGGGCGAGGAGGACGCGGTCATCTCCGATGCGCTCAACCACGCCTCGATCATCGACGGCGTGCGCCTGTGCAAGGCGAAGCGCTACCGCTTCGCCAACTGCGACATGGGCGATCTTGAAACCCAGCTGAAGCAGGCCCGCGCCGATGGCGCGCGCACCATCATGATCACCACCGACGGCGTGTTCTCGATGGACGGCTTCATCGCGCCGCTCGACCAGATCACCGCACTGGCGGCGAAGTACGACGCACTGGTGCACATCGACGAGTGCCATGCGACCGGCTTCCTGGGTGCGACCGGCCGCGGCTCCGCCGAGGTCAAGGGCGTGCTGGACCGGATCGACATCATCACCGGCACGCTGGGCAAGGCGATGGGCGGCGCTCTGGGTGGCTTCACCACCGCGAAGGCCGAAGTGGTGGAGATGCTGCGCCAGCGCTCGCGGCCCTACCTGTTCTCCAACTCGCTGCCGCCGCACGTGGTCGCGGCCGGCACCAAGGCGTTCGACATGCTGGCAGCGGCCGGCGACCTGCGCGAACGCCTGGTCGACAACACGTGCTACTTCCGCGAAAAGATGATCGCCGCGGGTTTCGACGTGCGGCCGGGGACGCACCCGATCAGCCCGGTGATGCTGTACGACGCCAAGCTTGCGCAACGCTTCGCCGAGCGGCTGCTGGAGGAAGGCATCTACGCGATCGGCTTTTTCTTCCCGGTGGTGCCCAAGGACCAGGCGCGCATCCGCACGCAGATCTCCGCGGCGCACACGCGCGAGCACCTTGATCGTGCAATCGACGCGTTCACCCGCATCGGGCGCGAGCTTGGCGTTCTGAAGACCTGA